One Phyllostomus discolor isolate MPI-MPIP mPhyDis1 chromosome 10, mPhyDis1.pri.v3, whole genome shotgun sequence genomic window carries:
- the CALU gene encoding LOW QUALITY PROTEIN: calumenin (The sequence of the model RefSeq protein was modified relative to this genomic sequence to represent the inferred CDS: inserted 1 base in 1 codon): MDLQQFLMCLFLCTAFALSKPTEKKDRVHHEPQLSDKVHDDAQSFDYDHDAFLGAEEAKTFDQLTPEESKERLGKIVSKIDGDKDGFVTVDELKDWIKFAQKRWIYEDVERQWKGHDLNEDGLVSWXEYKNATYGYVLDDPDPDDGFNYKQMMVRDERRFKMADKDGDLIATKEEFTAFLHPEEYDYMKDIVVQETMEDIDKNADGFIDLEEYIGDMYSHDGNADEPEWVKTEREQFVEFRDKNRDGKMDKEETKDWILPSDYDHAEAEARHLVYESDQNKDGKLTKEEIVDKYDLFVGSQATDFGEALVRHDEF, translated from the exons ATGGACCTGCAGCAGTTTCTCATGTGCCTGTTCCTGTGCACAGCCTTTGCCTTGAGCAAGCCCACGGAAAAGAAGGACCGTGTGCACCATGAGCCTCAGCTCAGCGACAAGGTCCACGACGATGCTCAGAGCTTCGATTATGACCATGATGCCTTCTTGGGTGCTGAAGAAGCAAAGACCTTTGATCAGCTGACACCAGAAGAGAGCAAGGAAAGACTTGG AAAGATTGTAAGTAAAATAGATGGCGACAAGGACGGGTTTGTCACTGTGGATGAGCTCAAAGACTGGATTAAATTTGCACAAAAGCGCTGGATTTACGAGGATGTAGAGCGACAGTGGAAGGGGCATGACCTCAATGAGGACGGCCTCGTTTCCT AGGAGTATAAAAATGCCACCTACGGCTACGTTTTAG ATGATCCAGACCCTGATGATGGATTTAACTATAAACAGATGATGGTTAGAGATGAGCGGAGGTTTAAAATGGCGGATAAGGACGGAGACCTCATTGCCACGAAGGAGGAGTTCACAGCTTTCCTGCACCCGGAGGAGTATGACTACATGAAAGATATAGTGGTGCAG GAAACAATGGAGGATATAGACAAGAATGCTGATGGTTTCATTGATCTAGAAGAGTATATTG GTGACATGTACAGCCATGATGGAAATGCTGATGAACCAGAATGggtaaagacagagagagaacaatttGTTGAGTTTCGAGATAAGAACCGTGATGGGAAGATGGACAAGGAAGAGACCAAAGATTGGATCCTCCCCTCAGACTATGATCATGCAGAGGCAGAAGCCAGGCACCTAGTCTATGAGTCGGACCAAAACAAG GATGGCAAGCTTACCAAGGAGGAGATTGTTGACAAGTATGATTTATTTGTGGGCAGCCAGGCCACAGATTTTGGTGAGGCCTTAGTACGACACGACGAGTTCTGA
- the OPN1SW gene encoding short-wave-sensitive opsin 1, with protein sequence MSGEEEFYLFKNISSVGPWDGPQYHIAPVWAFHLQAAFMGFVFFAGTPLNATVLVATLRCRKLRQPLNYILVNVSLGGFLFCVFSVSTVFLASCQGYFIFGRRVCALEAFLGSAAGLVTGWSLAFLAFERYIVICKPFGSFRFSSRHALMVVLATWTIGIGVSIPPFFGWSRFIPEGLQCSCGPDWYTVGTKYRSEYYAWFLFIFCFIVPLALICFSYSQLLGALRAVAAQQQESASTQKAEREVSRMVVVMVGSFCLCYVPYAALAMYMVNNRSHGLDLRLVTIPAFFSKSACVYNPIIYCFMNKQFRACIMEMVCGRSMTDEPDASSSQRTEVSTLSSSQVSPS encoded by the exons ATGTCAGGGGAGGAGGAGTTTTATCTGTTCAAGAACATCTCCTCAGTGGGGCCGTGGGATGGGCCTCAGTACCACATTGCCCCTGTCTGGGCCTTCCACCTCCAGGCAGCCTTCATGGGTTTTGTCTTCTTTGCAGGGACACCCCTCAATGCCACGGTGCTGGTGGCCACACTGCGCTGCAGAAAGCTGAGGCAGCCACTCAACTACATTTTGGTCAATGTGTCCCTGGGGGGCTTCCTCTTCTGCGTCTTCTCTGTCTCCACTGTCTTCCTCGCCAGCTGTCAGGGATACTTCATCTTCGGCCGCCGCGTGTGTGCTCTGGAGGCCTTCCTGGGCTCTGCAGCAG GTCTGGTCACAGGCTGGTCACTGGCCTTCCTGGCCTTTGAGCGCTACATTGTCATCTGTAAACCCTTCGGCAGCTTCCGCTTCAGCTCCAGGCACGCACTGATGGTGGTCCTGGCCACCTGGACCATTGGCATTGGCGTCTCCATCCCACCCTTCTTTGGCTGGAGCCG GTTCATCCCCGAGGGCCTGCAGTGTTcctgtggccctgactggtacaCCGTGGGCACCAAATATCGCAGCGAGTACTACGCCTGGTTCCTCttcatcttctgcttcatcgtGCCTCTTGCCCTCATCTGCTTCTCCTACTCTCAGCTGCTGGGGGCGCTCAGAGCC GTGGCAGCCCAGCAGCAGGAGTCAGCTTCAACCCAGAAGGCTGAGCGGGAGGTGAGCCgcatggtggtggtgatggtgggatCCTTTTGTCTCTGTTATGTGCCCTACGCCGCCCTGGCCATGTACATGGTCAACAACCGTAGCCACGGGCTGGACTTGCGGCTGGTCACCATCCCTGCCTTCTTCTCCAAGAGCGCTTGTGTCTACAACCCCATCATCTACTGTTTCATGAACAAGCAG TTCCGGGCTTGCATCATGGAGATGGTGTGTGGGAGGTCCATGACAGATGAGCCTGACGCGTCCAGTTCCCAGAGAACTGAAGTTTCCACTCTCTCTTCCAGCCAAGTAAGCCCCAGCTAA